GCGATGGCGCGGTCGGAATCCTTGAGGCCGGGCAGCTGAATCTGGATGCGGTCACCGGCCTGCTTGCGGATGTCGGGCTCGGCCACGCCGAACTGGTCGATACGGTTGCGGATGGTCTTCACGGCCTGGTCCACGGTGAGGGAGACCAGGTTCTTGCGGTAGTCCGCCGTGAAGCCCAGGGTGTACTTGATCTTGCCGTCGTCGACGGTGTCGGTGCGCTCCACCGTCATGCCGGGGAACTGCTTCTTGAGAATCTCGTCGAAGGCGGCCTTCTTGTCCGGCGAGGCCAGCACGAACTCAAGGCGCTTGTTGTCCACCAGGTTCTGGCGGATGATGACGATCTCCTTCTCCTGGGCGAAGGCCTTGATGTCCTGACCGCCTTGGGCCAGTGAGTTGGCCACGGCCTTGTCGACGTCGACGCCGAGGGTCAGGTGGATGCCGCCCTTGAGGTCAAGGCCGAGGCTCACCTGGTTGGAGGGCAGAATCGACCCCAAAGGGGACTGGCGGACGGATTCGATGGACGGCAGGGTGAAGGCCAATCCGAATACGGTCGCGAGGGCCACCACGATCAGGCGCCAGGACAGGCTGGACATGCACGCTCCTTGCAGCGCGAAAAGGGGAAACCCTCGGTTTCCCCCTCGCAGATGGTCGAAAAGTGAGGCAGAACAGGCTTATTTGGTTTCAGCCTGCTTGTCTTCCTTTTTTTCGTCGGCTTTGACGGCTTTCTTGTCGTTCTTCTTCTCACCCTTGTCCGCAGGGGCCTTCGCGGGGTCGGCCAGGCCGGACACGAAGTTGCGATTCACGGTGATGACGACGCCGGAGGCGATTTCCACGTTCACCAGTTCGTCGGTGAGGGAGTCGATACGGCCGTAGATGCCGCCGCCGGTCATGATCTTGTCGCCGCGCTTGAGATTCTTGAGCATCTCGCGCGCTTCCTTCTGCTT
This genomic stretch from Fundidesulfovibrio soli harbors:
- the yajC gene encoding preprotein translocase subunit YajC — translated: MFLTSVAYAMGQQPAAGAEGPGGGLMSFLPLVLMFVIFYFLLIRPQQKKQKEAREMLKNLKRGDKIMTGGGIYGRIDSLTDELVNVEIASGVVITVNRNFVSGLADPAKAPADKGEKKNDKKAVKADEKKEDKQAETK